The Phycisphaeraceae bacterium genome window below encodes:
- a CDS encoding aldo/keto reductase — protein MKKTPLGKTGLQVTALGFGGAEIGYLATDKARVSSILNLLLDEWVNVIDTAASYHGSEELIGQTISHRRGEYVLISKCGGSVPQVEGEPWSEKLITQTIDRSLQRLKVNRLDVMLLHSCDLKVLRQGEAVGALVKAREAGKIRFAGYSGDNEAAAYAATLPDIAVIETSINIADQANIDLVLPAARKHNVGIIAKRPLANAPWRSDHSGVYAGYVKTYKERFTAMGLNLADLGYAKVKPESAWPGIALRFTLSFPEVNTAIIGTTNPVNAKANVEAAEKGSLDPEAVTKIRAAFADAQRQSGQTWTGQT, from the coding sequence ATGAAGAAAACACCCTTAGGTAAAACCGGTCTTCAAGTGACAGCACTGGGTTTCGGCGGGGCGGAGATCGGCTATCTCGCCACCGACAAGGCTCGTGTCAGCAGCATTCTTAACCTGCTCCTTGACGAGTGGGTCAATGTTATTGACACCGCTGCCAGCTATCACGGTTCCGAAGAACTCATCGGCCAGACGATTTCGCATCGCCGTGGTGAATATGTGCTGATTTCCAAGTGCGGCGGTTCGGTCCCGCAGGTGGAGGGCGAACCTTGGTCGGAGAAACTCATCACGCAGACGATCGACCGCTCACTCCAACGGTTGAAGGTGAATCGGCTCGATGTCATGTTGCTGCATTCGTGTGATCTGAAGGTACTTCGTCAGGGTGAGGCGGTTGGTGCGCTGGTCAAAGCACGCGAGGCAGGGAAAATTCGCTTCGCTGGTTACTCCGGTGACAACGAAGCAGCTGCCTATGCAGCGACGCTTCCCGATATCGCTGTGATTGAAACTTCCATCAACATTGCCGATCAAGCCAACATCGATTTAGTTCTGCCGGCAGCGCGAAAACATAACGTCGGCATCATTGCAAAACGTCCACTCGCCAATGCACCCTGGCGGAGTGACCACAGCGGCGTGTATGCAGGCTATGTCAAGACCTACAAGGAGCGTTTTACCGCAATGGGTCTGAACCTCGCTGACCTCGGCTACGCTAAGGTGAAGCCCGAGTCCGCATGGCCGGGGATTGCGCTGCGGTTTACGCTCTCGTTTCCGGAAGTCAATACCGCCATCATCGGCACCACAAATCCTGTAAACGCCAAAGCCAATGTCGAGGCCGCCGAAAAAGGCAGTCTGGATCCTGAGGCAGTAACGAAAATACGTGCTGCATTCGCAGATGCTCAGCGGCAGAGCGGGCAAACCTGGACCGGGCAGACTTGA
- a CDS encoding DNA-3-methyladenine glycosylase I, whose translation MKCPWATNDRLTAYHDNEWGIPLHDERRLFEMLILEGVQAGLSWDTVLRKRDRYREVFDGFDPEKIARYDARKVRQLLTDPGIIRNRAKVAAAIGNARAFLTLQEELRRQRLSFDAYLWSFVGGKPICLRPQTLKDIPVTTPESHALSKALLTRGFKFVGPTICYAFMQAVGMTNDHLVTCFRAAPERSEKKSSR comes from the coding sequence ATGAAATGTCCATGGGCTACGAACGATCGACTGACTGCCTATCACGACAACGAGTGGGGTATCCCGCTGCATGATGAGCGGCGACTGTTCGAGATGCTCATCCTTGAGGGGGTACAGGCCGGATTAAGCTGGGATACGGTGCTCCGCAAGCGGGACCGCTACCGAGAAGTATTCGATGGATTCGATCCCGAAAAAATCGCTCGATACGACGCTCGCAAAGTACGACAACTCCTGACGGACCCGGGCATCATCCGCAACCGCGCCAAAGTGGCCGCAGCCATCGGTAATGCCCGCGCATTTCTGACACTTCAGGAGGAACTCCGCCGTCAACGCCTTTCTTTCGATGCTTATCTCTGGTCTTTTGTGGGCGGTAAGCCGATCTGTCTGCGCCCGCAAACGCTCAAGGACATACCCGTGACAACACCTGAATCGCATGCCCTGAGCAAAGCCCTGCTCACCAGAGGATTCAAGTTTGTCGGGCCGACGATCTGCTATGCGTTCATGCAGGCCGTGGGCATGACGAATGACCATCTCGTGACATGCTTCCGCGCGGCTCCGGAGCGATCAGAAAAAAAATCGTCGCGGTAA
- a CDS encoding carboxymuconolactone decarboxylase family protein has product MPNPEPKLPATFKDFITKFPELGEAHEQVAHAVAAAGPLDAKTCELVKIGLSIGAGLESAVRSHVRKAMQAGATEKEIEQAVLLAMNTLGLPRTVAAWTWARTQIERGV; this is encoded by the coding sequence ATGCCAAATCCAGAACCCAAACTGCCGGCTACCTTCAAAGACTTCATCACGAAGTTCCCCGAACTCGGTGAAGCCCATGAGCAAGTCGCCCACGCGGTCGCCGCGGCTGGCCCTCTGGACGCAAAAACGTGTGAACTAGTCAAAATCGGCTTGTCTATCGGAGCTGGACTCGAATCGGCTGTCCGCAGCCATGTGCGCAAGGCAATGCAGGCTGGAGCCACGGAAAAGGAAATCGAACAGGCGGTGCTCCTGGCTATGAACACGCTCGGCCTGCCGCGCACCGTTGCCGCGTGGACCTGGGCTCGAACACAAATCGAGCGCGGAGTGTGA
- a CDS encoding DUF447 family protein, with the protein MKPPYPSDWLLLEGVMTTLAPGDAPAVSRVNIAPMGPIVDPGLTRLILRPFKTSTTYQNLKATGQGVFHITDDAAMIARAAIGKITPGPGVPVRAAEVIEGIILMGACRFYELRVTELEDQQERTTIRAEVAHVGVLRDFLGFNRARHAVIEAAILATRVHLSGVEPVLDEFCRLQVIVDKTGSDTEQQAMAELRRAVESRAIARS; encoded by the coding sequence ATGAAACCTCCCTATCCGTCAGACTGGTTATTACTCGAAGGCGTGATGACGACGCTGGCACCTGGCGATGCGCCGGCTGTGTCGCGGGTGAATATCGCACCCATGGGACCGATTGTTGATCCCGGTCTTACACGATTGATCCTTCGTCCGTTTAAGACTTCGACGACCTACCAAAATCTCAAGGCCACCGGACAAGGCGTGTTCCACATCACTGATGACGCTGCAATGATCGCCCGTGCAGCGATAGGAAAGATCACACCCGGTCCAGGCGTGCCGGTGCGAGCCGCGGAGGTGATCGAAGGCATCATCCTCATGGGTGCGTGTCGATTTTATGAACTGCGCGTTACGGAGCTTGAGGATCAGCAGGAACGAACGACGATTCGGGCGGAAGTGGCCCATGTGGGTGTGCTGCGTGATTTTCTTGGGTTCAACCGTGCTCGCCATGCGGTGATCGAAGCGGCGATTCTGGCGACACGTGTCCATTTGAGCGGCGTGGAGCCGGTGCTCGATGAGTTTTGTCGGCTACAGGTGATTGTGGACAAGACGGGTTCTGATACTGAGCAGCAGGCCATGGCAGAATTGCGCCGTGCGGTTGAGTCCCGTGCGATAGCCCGTTCGTAA
- a CDS encoding formylmethanofuran dehydrogenase subunit C, whose protein sequence is MNGYTLTWKGAAAPYPVDGSIFRPDTLGALDTKSLRQQTIRIGSTDVALGELFGIETQREPQLTLRVSPDLRLHRLGAQMQQGKLIVEGDAGDDLGASMSGGTIHIRGSAGDRVGGPDTTRDRGMTGGRIIIQGNAGDHVGLRMRRGTIAIAGEVGLSPGYRMLAGTIALGSGPFDYPGLEMRRGTLLLLDPYAAVLKTPNFREEGVFDTVSFPIIRLMLGDMKLPQILARRGRLPQRMRLFTGDHFELGKGEIWQWVN, encoded by the coding sequence ATGAATGGATACACGCTCACCTGGAAAGGCGCTGCGGCCCCTTACCCAGTCGATGGCAGCATCTTCCGGCCGGACACACTCGGTGCGCTCGACACAAAAAGTCTGAGGCAACAGACAATCCGAATCGGCAGCACGGATGTGGCCCTGGGTGAGCTTTTTGGTATCGAGACGCAGCGTGAGCCGCAATTGACGCTTCGAGTCAGTCCCGATCTGCGACTCCATCGACTCGGTGCGCAGATGCAGCAGGGAAAGCTCATCGTTGAAGGCGATGCGGGAGATGATCTCGGCGCATCGATGAGCGGAGGCACGATCCATATACGGGGCAGTGCGGGTGATCGTGTCGGCGGGCCGGACACAACTCGTGATCGCGGCATGACTGGCGGCCGCATCATCATTCAAGGCAACGCGGGCGACCATGTCGGCCTGCGTATGCGGCGTGGAACCATCGCCATTGCCGGCGAAGTCGGCTTGAGTCCCGGCTATCGGATGCTCGCAGGAACTATCGCGCTGGGGAGCGGGCCGTTTGATTATCCAGGACTTGAGATGAGGCGCGGCACACTGCTGCTGCTTGATCCTTACGCCGCTGTTTTGAAAACGCCGAACTTCCGTGAAGAAGGCGTCTTTGACACCGTGTCATTTCCGATCATTCGTTTGATGCTTGGGGACATGAAGTTGCCGCAAATCCTCGCCAGGCGCGGCAGATTGCCTCAGCGGATGCGACTGTTCACGGGTGACCATTTTGAGCTGGGTAAAGGAGAGATCTGGCAGTGGGTGAACTGA
- the mch gene encoding methenyltetrahydromethanopterin cyclohydrolase encodes MGELNLNMRAMRVADELAARAAELGVSVQTIGGARYIDSGVAQPGSFGAGLLVARTCMADLGSVALVPSRIKNIPLPAVTVTCDKPLAGCMASQYAGWQIKVGKYFAMGSGPMRAAYGKEELFNDIGLREKSSVAVGVLETSEAPTAEVVQYISEKTGVLPTHLTLIAARTASLAGGVQVVARSVETALHKLHTLRFDLSRVVAGFGSATLPPVAKNDLAAIGRTNDAVLYGGEVTLCVTGDDESLAQIGTKLPSCASSDYGEPFKQIFKRYEYDFYKIDPLLFSPAVVSLQNVQTGKVQTFGKVNENVLADSFFG; translated from the coding sequence GTGGGTGAACTGAACCTCAACATGCGAGCGATGCGGGTCGCCGACGAACTGGCAGCACGGGCAGCCGAACTGGGAGTAAGCGTACAGACCATTGGTGGTGCTCGGTACATCGACTCCGGTGTGGCTCAACCGGGCAGCTTTGGCGCAGGATTACTGGTCGCTCGCACTTGCATGGCGGACCTGGGAAGCGTTGCCTTAGTGCCTTCGCGGATCAAAAACATCCCCCTGCCGGCAGTCACGGTCACCTGCGACAAACCACTGGCTGGGTGCATGGCCTCGCAATATGCGGGATGGCAGATCAAAGTGGGTAAGTATTTCGCCATGGGTTCAGGTCCAATGCGCGCAGCCTATGGCAAAGAAGAGCTGTTTAACGACATTGGTCTGCGCGAAAAGTCCTCTGTGGCCGTCGGGGTGCTGGAAACCAGTGAAGCACCGACCGCTGAAGTCGTTCAATACATCAGCGAAAAGACAGGTGTGCTACCCACCCACCTAACACTCATTGCGGCACGCACTGCCAGCTTAGCTGGCGGGGTGCAGGTCGTCGCCCGGAGTGTTGAGACCGCGCTGCATAAACTCCACACACTTCGCTTCGATCTTAGTCGTGTTGTTGCTGGCTTCGGCAGTGCGACGCTGCCGCCGGTCGCAAAAAACGATCTCGCTGCGATTGGACGGACAAACGACGCGGTTCTCTACGGCGGTGAAGTCACACTCTGTGTCACCGGTGACGACGAATCTCTTGCCCAGATCGGCACTAAACTGCCCTCCTGCGCGTCATCGGATTACGGCGAGCCTTTCAAACAAATCTTCAAACGCTACGAGTACGACTTTTACAAAATTGATCCACTGCTGTTTTCTCCCGCCGTCGTGAGTCTTCAGAATGTGCAGACAGGCAAGGTGCAGACCTTCGGCAAAGTAAACGAAAACGTATTGGCGGATTCGTTCTTTGGTTGA
- a CDS encoding ferredoxin family protein, which produces MPHIIAEPCIGTKDTACVAVCPVDCIHPTKDEAEFATAEMLYIDPDTCIDCGLCVDECPVKAIFPEEDLPAEWAAYIAKNAEYYKK; this is translated from the coding sequence ATGCCGCACATCATTGCCGAGCCTTGCATCGGTACGAAAGATACCGCATGCGTGGCGGTCTGCCCTGTGGATTGCATCCATCCCACAAAGGATGAGGCTGAGTTCGCCACCGCCGAGATGCTTTACATCGATCCCGACACCTGCATCGACTGCGGTCTGTGTGTGGACGAGTGCCCGGTCAAGGCGATTTTCCCTGAGGAAGATCTGCCCGCCGAATGGGCCGCCTATATCGCCAAAAACGCGGAGTATTACAAGAAGTAG
- a CDS encoding dihydropteroate synthase codes for MTGTLAEPALRRVVGGLAESGVVTPCVLTLNIQVAALMTADWVARKLELPTGVAVDRVILPGHCRGDISLIAQKLGVPVETGPTDLHDLPELFGQKHSSGHDLGKYDIEIIAEINHAARLSMEQIIEIAEGYRADGADVIDIGCDPMPPGSGRVAWMGVREVVRQLRALEFRVSIDSFHHDEVAAATQAGAELVLSVNTSNATTAQVHGAQVVVVPDEPKTMRGLDETVAVLEARGIRYRIDPIIEPIGFGFAESLGRYLETRRKYPSAELMMGVGNLTEMTGVDSAGVNTLLAGFCQEVGVRSVLTTQVINWARSSVRELDLARRVMRYAVTRQTPPKRIDDQLVMLRDPKLRVVPDDELAQLAAGLTDRNLRIFAAGGKLHVMNKDFHLTGDDPFEIFDRLPSGTLDPSHAFYVGYEMAKAVTALTLGKNYTQDQSLRWGMLTRQESSAHERRKKGQ; via the coding sequence GTGACCGGCACACTTGCTGAGCCTGCTCTACGGCGTGTAGTCGGTGGACTGGCGGAAAGCGGTGTTGTCACACCGTGTGTGCTGACGCTCAACATTCAAGTTGCTGCGTTGATGACTGCCGACTGGGTCGCGCGAAAGCTGGAATTACCCACGGGAGTGGCTGTCGATCGTGTCATCCTGCCCGGTCATTGCCGTGGCGATATATCGCTGATCGCGCAAAAGCTGGGAGTGCCGGTTGAGACGGGGCCGACTGACCTGCATGACCTGCCTGAGCTGTTTGGTCAAAAGCACAGCAGCGGTCATGATCTGGGGAAGTACGACATTGAGATCATCGCGGAAATCAATCATGCCGCCCGCCTGAGTATGGAGCAGATTATCGAGATAGCGGAGGGCTATCGTGCAGACGGCGCGGATGTGATCGACATTGGTTGTGATCCGATGCCGCCGGGAAGCGGGCGTGTCGCATGGATGGGAGTACGCGAGGTGGTCCGTCAGTTGCGGGCTTTGGAGTTTCGTGTATCCATCGACTCATTCCATCACGATGAGGTGGCCGCTGCCACTCAAGCGGGTGCGGAACTGGTGTTGAGCGTTAATACCTCGAATGCCACGACCGCCCAGGTTCATGGTGCACAAGTCGTCGTTGTACCGGATGAGCCGAAAACAATGCGCGGACTTGATGAGACGGTCGCGGTACTCGAAGCGCGCGGCATCCGATACCGCATCGATCCGATCATCGAGCCGATTGGCTTTGGTTTTGCCGAATCGCTTGGCCGATATCTCGAAACCCGCCGCAAGTATCCTTCAGCAGAATTGATGATGGGTGTCGGCAATCTGACGGAGATGACGGGAGTCGATTCTGCTGGTGTAAACACGTTATTAGCCGGCTTCTGCCAGGAAGTCGGCGTGCGGAGCGTGTTGACCACACAGGTAATCAACTGGGCACGATCGAGCGTCAGGGAACTGGATCTTGCACGGCGGGTGATGCGATACGCAGTAACACGTCAAACCCCGCCAAAGCGGATTGATGACCAGCTTGTCATGCTGCGTGATCCGAAGCTCCGCGTGGTTCCGGATGATGAATTGGCACAGCTTGCTGCTGGATTGACGGACCGTAATCTGCGGATCTTTGCCGCGGGCGGCAAGTTGCATGTGATGAACAAAGATTTTCACCTGACAGGAGACGATCCCTTCGAGATATTTGATCGTCTGCCGTCGGGGACGCTCGACCCCTCACATGCGTTTTATGTCGGCTATGAAATGGCCAAAGCGGTCACCGCTTTGACACTCGGAAAAAACTACACTCAGGATCAGTCGTTGCGATGGGGCATGCTGACACGTCAGGAATCGAGTGCCCATGAACGACGCAAGAAGGGACAGTAG
- a CDS encoding response regulator, with product MSKPLVLIADEQPHINLTLQFLVKGLGVEVISAYTGMDAIRLAIERKPALVLMDVMMPDTDGYSACREVRAAWGDYRGQIWFITARGSNTDLSQAREVGANRCITKPFDPDQVVKAVREALGGTAQSSAA from the coding sequence GTGTCTAAGCCTCTGGTGCTCATCGCGGACGAACAGCCGCACATCAACCTGACGTTGCAGTTTCTCGTCAAAGGTCTGGGTGTGGAAGTGATTTCCGCCTACACCGGCATGGATGCGATAAGGCTTGCCATTGAGCGCAAGCCGGCGCTGGTGCTCATGGATGTGATGATGCCAGACACTGACGGCTACTCCGCTTGCAGAGAGGTACGCGCCGCATGGGGCGACTACCGAGGGCAGATCTGGTTCATTACTGCACGCGGTTCCAATACCGATCTTTCACAGGCTCGCGAGGTGGGTGCGAACCGCTGCATCACCAAGCCGTTTGATCCCGATCAGGTGGTCAAGGCTGTTCGTGAAGCATTGGGTGGGACTGCACAGAGCAGCGCTGCGTAG
- the fhcD gene encoding formylmethanofuran--tetrahydromethanopterin N-formyltransferase, protein MEIRGTIIEDTFAEAFRMWAARLIVTAIDLDWVKIAAQEVCGYGTSVIGCDTEAGVERWLNPDHVDTDEETPDDRAGASLLFFAFNADKLGKALPNRVGQCLMTCPTTAVFDGLTDTTVTEDTARLPLGAKLRFFGDSHQKSKVLGGRRFWRVPVMDGEFVCEDSVGAVKAIGGGNFLVCGTDQKTTLTATRRAVDAIASLPDVITPFPGGIVRSGSKVGSRYKGMFASTNDEYCPTLRSRGKSKLRDGVGCVYEIVVNGLTKEAINRAMRMGIEAACGEGIIAISAGNYGGNLGKFHFRLHEVMSGAAGEQQRIGGKP, encoded by the coding sequence ATGGAAATCCGCGGGACCATTATCGAAGACACTTTTGCCGAAGCCTTCCGGATGTGGGCGGCGAGGTTGATCGTAACTGCCATCGACCTCGACTGGGTAAAGATCGCTGCGCAGGAGGTCTGCGGCTATGGGACCAGTGTGATCGGCTGTGACACAGAGGCTGGTGTCGAGCGGTGGTTAAATCCAGACCATGTAGATACGGATGAGGAAACGCCGGATGACCGAGCCGGCGCGTCGCTGCTCTTTTTTGCCTTCAACGCTGACAAACTTGGTAAGGCACTGCCCAACCGAGTCGGTCAATGTTTAATGACATGCCCGACGACCGCTGTGTTTGACGGTCTAACCGACACGACGGTGACAGAGGACACCGCCCGACTCCCCCTTGGAGCAAAGTTACGTTTTTTTGGTGACAGCCATCAAAAAAGCAAAGTGCTCGGCGGCAGACGGTTTTGGCGCGTTCCCGTCATGGACGGCGAGTTTGTCTGTGAAGATTCCGTCGGTGCGGTCAAGGCGATTGGCGGCGGAAACTTTCTCGTTTGCGGTACCGATCAGAAAACAACGCTCACCGCCACACGCCGCGCAGTGGATGCCATCGCTTCGCTACCCGATGTCATTACGCCTTTTCCGGGTGGCATTGTGCGCAGCGGCTCAAAAGTCGGTTCACGCTACAAGGGAATGTTCGCTTCGACCAACGACGAATACTGCCCAACCCTTCGATCACGCGGTAAATCAAAACTTCGCGACGGTGTCGGCTGCGTCTATGAAATTGTCGTAAACGGTCTGACCAAAGAAGCCATCAATCGCGCAATGCGTATGGGAATCGAGGCGGCGTGTGGTGAGGGAATTATCGCGATCAGCGCAGGTAACTATGGAGGAAACCTCGGCAAATTCCATTTCCGGCTGCATGAAGTCATGAGTGGAGCAGCAGGTGAGCAGCAACGAATCGGGGGCAAACCATGA
- a CDS encoding DUF3467 domain-containing protein yields MSGNPMPPGSGGGFDSGFITGEFRHQQVSARVPDEVARGVFSTGVIVLSNPTEFVLDFLVRMARPHQVVARVVMATGVVPSVIAVLRDNIQKYINQYGPIPPLPKPSTDRRPTIQEIYDDLKLPDERLSGVYANGVMIGHTPAEFCLDFITSFFPRSSVSCRVYLAAPHAPRLLDSLAQTFNDHQKRLLAARQNLPLGQQQPQPPSPGSIPPSSPGTPDTSGKGGGDATDSSSSAEHPPTDG; encoded by the coding sequence ATGAGCGGTAACCCCATGCCACCCGGTTCAGGCGGCGGCTTTGACTCCGGTTTTATCACCGGGGAGTTTCGACATCAGCAGGTTTCCGCACGTGTGCCCGATGAGGTTGCCCGTGGTGTCTTCAGCACCGGCGTGATCGTCCTGTCCAATCCCACCGAGTTCGTTCTCGATTTTCTGGTCCGCATGGCCCGACCGCACCAGGTCGTCGCTCGCGTCGTCATGGCAACCGGTGTTGTTCCCAGCGTGATTGCGGTACTTCGGGACAACATCCAGAAATACATCAATCAGTATGGGCCTATTCCGCCGTTACCAAAGCCCTCAACCGACCGACGACCGACCATCCAGGAAATCTATGACGACCTGAAACTGCCTGATGAGCGACTCAGCGGTGTATATGCCAACGGCGTGATGATCGGTCACACACCCGCCGAATTCTGTCTTGACTTCATCACGAGCTTTTTCCCGCGGTCGTCGGTTTCATGTCGAGTCTATCTCGCAGCACCTCATGCTCCGCGACTGCTTGACTCCTTAGCGCAGACTTTCAACGATCATCAAAAGCGGTTGCTTGCGGCGAGGCAAAACCTGCCGCTTGGGCAGCAACAACCTCAGCCCCCAAGCCCAGGCTCCATTCCACCATCGTCCCCCGGCACCCCTGATACGTCTGGAAAGGGTGGTGGAGATGCAACGGATTCGTCGTCATCGGCTGAGCACCCACCGACGGACGGTTGA
- a CDS encoding site-specific DNA-methyltransferase: MADNPLPNNQIVTGDCIAAMRKWAEHGGAGSIDLIFADPPYNIGYKYDAYEDTRDDHEYLDWTFRWIDACAELLKPTGSFYILIGDEYAAETRLHLKKLEHDRKLVFRNWIIWHYTFGQNCKAKFNRSHAHLFYAVGKAAFDKSRFNVKGSVGGQVELPFTFNREAVAVPSARQTTYADVRANPAGKLPDDTWYLRPQVAIEDRRSAPQWLFDAEGDTWYLSRLCGTFKERLGWHPCQLPEALLERIINLSSNPGDLVFDPFVGSGTTLATAARLRRRWLGCELSKEYARKADQRVRHAMETGQILTTTQSQKGIERGKPKKKPERKKSLAV; the protein is encoded by the coding sequence ATGGCTGATAATCCGCTCCCGAATAATCAGATCGTGACGGGTGATTGCATCGCCGCCATGCGAAAGTGGGCTGAACATGGTGGAGCCGGCAGTATTGACCTGATCTTCGCCGATCCGCCGTACAACATCGGCTACAAATACGACGCCTACGAAGACACACGCGACGATCACGAGTACCTTGACTGGACCTTTCGCTGGATTGACGCCTGCGCTGAACTGCTCAAGCCCACCGGTTCGTTTTACATCCTCATCGGCGATGAATACGCAGCGGAAACGCGGCTGCATCTCAAGAAACTTGAACACGATCGCAAGCTGGTGTTCCGCAACTGGATCATCTGGCATTACACATTCGGACAGAACTGCAAAGCAAAGTTCAATCGCAGCCACGCGCACCTTTTTTATGCGGTGGGAAAAGCAGCGTTTGATAAATCCAGATTCAACGTCAAAGGTTCAGTAGGCGGCCAGGTCGAGTTACCTTTCACCTTTAATCGTGAGGCGGTGGCTGTGCCCAGCGCGCGACAGACGACATACGCTGACGTCCGCGCCAACCCTGCCGGCAAACTCCCTGATGACACGTGGTATCTGCGTCCGCAGGTCGCCATTGAGGATCGCCGCAGTGCGCCCCAGTGGCTCTTCGATGCTGAGGGTGATACGTGGTATCTCTCGCGTCTCTGCGGCACGTTTAAGGAAAGGCTTGGCTGGCATCCCTGCCAGCTTCCTGAGGCTCTGCTGGAGCGCATCATCAACCTCTCCAGTAATCCGGGTGATCTGGTGTTCGACCCGTTTGTTGGCAGCGGCACCACGCTCGCAACCGCGGCCCGGCTGAGGCGGCGATGGCTCGGATGCGAGCTGAGCAAAGAATACGCCCGCAAGGCTGACCAGCGTGTCCGTCATGCGATGGAGACCGGCCAGATTCTGACCACCACCCAGTCCCAGAAGGGCATTGAGCGAGGCAAACCCAAGAAGAAACCCGAACGCAAAAAGTCTCTCGCAGTATGA
- a CDS encoding HD-GYP domain-containing protein produces MSHDLSARSPAGTASPLIGDPEYTGRLVSGGSPDTRELVSTVERLTEQVNSLETQQLNFIQADIQHLRELAVLNRAADALGQRRNFAQVMLETASEALAIMQGTSAWIIEPDASGKIRAIQTAHGPLTDPSKLPLEARDLYDRVVQEKPNDPLILPHYDPEACDKLFVAQKVATGKHLMSVAIIYAPPETVTDSHHIRLLQSLLQQAAIACENARLFETLSGMIVDVVIAMALAIESRDPYTGGHVMRVTAYSLLLANAAGLSDSDKSILRLGGLLHDIGKVAVPDAILRKPDKLNDAEFEIMKAHASVGHQIISEIPQLMWVGSVVRSHHERWDGAGYPDGLSGERIPLVARVAAIADMFDAMTSDRPYRKGMAFDVAQKEIARCAGTQFDGNLTRYFVDLAPETFALANLHMRKWRESGNRLGTLGIIDMLDLNLPRISS; encoded by the coding sequence ATGTCGCATGACCTTTCAGCCAGGTCGCCTGCCGGGACCGCATCGCCTCTGATCGGCGACCCGGAGTACACGGGTCGTCTCGTTTCAGGCGGCTCACCTGACACGCGCGAGCTTGTCTCGACTGTCGAGCGACTGACCGAACAGGTCAACAGTCTCGAAACTCAGCAGCTCAATTTCATCCAGGCGGATATCCAGCATCTGCGCGAACTGGCAGTGCTCAATCGTGCAGCAGACGCGCTGGGACAGCGCCGTAACTTCGCCCAGGTCATGCTGGAAACCGCAAGCGAGGCGCTGGCGATCATGCAGGGCACCAGCGCGTGGATCATCGAGCCGGACGCCAGCGGAAAAATCCGTGCGATCCAGACCGCTCACGGCCCGCTGACCGACCCCAGCAAGCTCCCACTCGAAGCGCGTGATCTGTACGACCGCGTCGTACAGGAAAAACCCAACGATCCCCTGATCCTTCCGCATTACGATCCCGAAGCCTGCGACAAACTCTTCGTCGCGCAAAAAGTCGCCACCGGCAAGCACCTCATGAGCGTCGCGATCATTTACGCGCCGCCCGAAACCGTCACCGACAGCCACCACATCCGGTTGCTTCAGAGCCTGCTCCAGCAGGCTGCCATCGCGTGCGAAAACGCCAGGCTGTTTGAAACACTCAGCGGCATGATCGTTGATGTGGTGATCGCCATGGCATTGGCGATCGAATCACGAGACCCCTACACGGGCGGCCACGTGATGCGTGTCACCGCATACTCGCTTCTGCTGGCCAACGCTGCCGGCCTGAGCGACTCCGACAAATCCATCCTTCGCCTCGGCGGACTTCTGCATGACATCGGCAAGGTCGCGGTACCCGATGCCATTCTCCGAAAGCCTGACAAACTGAACGACGCCGAGTTTGAAATCATGAAAGCCCATGCGTCTGTCGGCCACCAGATCATTTCTGAAATTCCGCAACTGATGTGGGTCGGATCGGTCGTCCGTTCTCATCACGAGCGGTGGGACGGGGCAGGATATCCCGATGGTCTTTCGGGTGAACGCATCCCGCTGGTCGCCCGTGTCGCCGCTATCGCCGACATGTTTGATGCGATGACTTCCGATCGTCCTTATCGCAAGGGCATGGCATTTGACGTGGCGCAAAAAGAAATTGCCCGATGCGCCGGCACGCAGTTCGACGGTAACCTCACACGCTATTTTGTTGATCTGGCCCCGGAAACCTTCGCGCTGGCGAACCTTCACATGCGGAAATGGCGTGAATCTGGAAATCGTCTCGGCACGCTTGGCATCATTGATATGCTCGATCTGAACCTGCCCCGTATTTCATCCTGA